TGTGGTGTTTCAGTCGAGTTAAACTCTGAACTGATTCATCCCTAATCTCGTTTGCTATTTATATTCAGTGTAGAACTGGTGCATTGTATTTTCGGGGGTTATAATGAGAAGATTTGTATGCACACGTTACCGAAACACTTGTTTAGACAAGCTAATTATGACCGTTGCACATGTAAGTACGTTTATCTTCGTATAACCGTCTCGGTTTATGATGAAGAATAGTCGGATTACATcgtgaaatgttttattgctgAGCGGAAGACGAAATGGTTTTATGATCTTTATGATTTACTAGAGAACCGAATTTTCATTCTGACGTTTACACATAAATTAAGGCAGCCACTCCAATGGATTAGGCAAATTGATTAAACATAGAATTTATGTATTagtaaaataactttgtgagactgtcctttgtttggtaaggtctttgcaagcttgaatcacctgattggcggaaaaagtaagatgaattaACTGACTTAATCATAGAACAAGGCATTATGTATGCCTAATTAAGTTTCATAAAATGAATTATGACTTTGAGAATTGCATTTTTTAAAGCTAACTGAATAAAGTTAAGCAATATCTAACGCAGTGAGGCACTCATGAATATAAATAGTAACTGATATTGGGGTAAGTCAGTCCAGAGTTCGGCTCGAACAACATACCACACTTCCGAAAATGGCAGCTAAGGTAaaaatactatttaaaaaaaaaatacaacgtaACGGGTCTACTGAAATAACAATAGCAAAGAAGTGATGATTCCTATTTGTTTCCTTGGTGGTGCTCACAGATCATTATAAGATACAGCACGTTAATAGGACTTAATTTCCACACGGAATGCAATTTTTTACTAAATTAATAATCTGTAATATTAAACTGAATCACTCACAATACACTGCACCTACCTTGGTAAaatcatattatgtttttacGACCAAAAAAGCATCCAAATGCTTATCTGTAAACTTCCTTTTCCAGTTCATAATCCTCGTCGCATGTGTGTCTGCGGCTTGCGCCAGCGGTGGCAGCTACTCATACTCGTACGGAGTGACGGACCCCAACACTGGCGACGTGAAGAGCCAGCACGAGAAACGTGTCGGAGACTCCGTCGTGGGCCAGTACTCTCTGGTCGACCCTGACGGCACCAAGCGCACGGTGGACTACGAGTCGCATCCCAACACTGGATTCAACGCTGTCGTCCGTAAAGACCCTCCTTACGGCGTCCATCCTTCTCCTGCGGCATACAGTGGAGCATATGCCGGTGCTGGTCTCGCTAAGGCGGGTCTCGCTGCGCCCTTAGCCCACGGAGCGCTAGCCACTCCTCTGGCGCATGGAATCGCCGCTCCTCTCGCTGCTGCCACCCCTCTCGCCCACGCTCCCCTCGCAGCCCCGTTAGCCCACAGTGGTCTCGCCGCTCCTCTCGGTGGTTACGCCGGCGCCCATTATGCCACAGGACTCGCAGGCCGCGCTGTTTCCTACGCTAACTTCAACCGCTACCCTGCTCACCGTGCCGGATATGCTGGAGCTGGTTACGCCGGAATCGGAGCTGGTCTTGGATATGGAGGTTATAGCGCTGGTCTCGGCGCGTATGGCGCTCCTCTGGCCGCTGCCGCCTATGGCGCTCCTCTGGCACATGGAGCCGCTGCCTATACTGGTCTAGCTCATGGTAATCTCGCCGGTCACGGTCTCAACTACGGTGCGGAATGGTGAATGACTGGCTGANNNNNNNNNNNNNNNNNNNNNNNNNNNNNNNNNNNNNNNNNNNNNNNNNNNNNNNNNNNNNNNNNNNNNNNNNNNNNNNNNNNNNNNNNNNNNNNNNNNNGGACatccggattgtgagctcaacgctcaaccactagaccacggaggccgtcaggCCGTTGGGTATAATGATGATCctttttacattgtattttagaataatgatttacccaagtaatgagaaaataagtaattatcacattaaaggtGTACAACGTCACATATATATTACTTTTGGTGAACGTTGCCTGGAAAGCCCTCATTTCGAGCTATTAAGTACATTACGTGCGGTGCGGGCCAGCTCCAACAGCGTCCTGATGATGATTGCATCCAGACTGGACTGCCCTTTTCTTCGGCATTGCTGTGACAGACACCTCTCTGTGCCAGTGCCGGAAAGGCGCTTCtaaatggattttattattatatttatttttaactcaatattaattagtttttcattttaataaatatgtttttaattttaagctttgattttaataatttttaactttattttattattattatttttaattttaatatattggacataattatatcttacaatatgggtgcctacctgaaataaatgcattttattttattttatttaatactggTATTTTTCCTTGTTGAATGCTTTGTATGAACGTAATCTTTACTGGGATTTGGTTTTGTGTGCTGTTGTCAAACAAAGATCAATAGATAGATCAATCGTGTGggctttcataataaatattcataaggaaaaatacgtaattaatcAATACATTgcattaatttattgaattgcCAGCTTGAATAACTCAATCTAGTGAAATTACGGAAAGTAAGTGAATGATTTGCTACAAGCCTCAAAATTGCTTAATTACTTACAAAGTGTAATTATCAAGTTTATTAAGTAGGCACTTATATTAATTGAACAGTGAAATGTACTTCAATATGAAAAAGCGACGTAACAGGATGTCGtcaaagtaataattaaaaaacgtatattttaacaaaagttttatttatttacacattgtTCATCACAGCTTTATATGTCATTGAGTATTTGTTGggtcaaataaattattttactatttacttatttaccagGCGAGTCCGTGGGCTCCGTAACCGTGGGCTCCGTAACCGTGGGCGGCATAGCCGAGACCGTGAGCACCGAGGCCGAGACCGTGAGCGCCGAGGCCGAGACCGTGGGATCCGTAGGCGACGGCACCATGACCAAGACCAGCACCGTAGGCGAGGGGAGCGGCGTGCGCGGCGTAGCTCAAAGGAGCAGCGTGCGCGGCGTAGCTCAGAGGAGCGGCGTGCGCGGCGTAGGCGAGGGGAGCAGCGTGGGCCAGGGGAGCGGCGTGAGCGACCACGGGAGCGGCGTGAGCGACCACGGGAGCGGCGTGGGCGAGGACGGGGGCGTGCACGAGGGCGGGGTCCTTGCGCACGACGGCGTTAAAGCCGGAGTGAGCATCAGCGGCGTAGTCGACGGTGCGCTTCGTGCCGTCGGAGTCGAGGAGCGAGTACTGGCCCACTACGGAGTCCCCGACGCGGGTCTCGTGCTGGCTCTTGACGTCGCCGGTGTGGGGGTCGGACACGCCGTACGAGAAGCTGGTGTAGTCTCCGCCAGCGTGCGCGCACGCCACCAACATAGCGACAACGACGAACTATAGGAAAGGAAAGACAAATTGAGTTAGATGATTAATAATTTCACTATTTTTTAATGTGTGATTTCTAGCTAAACCCCACTGCTGCAGTAGTTTCTGGAGTCAAATCGGTGACCGTTTAGGCTCCGTCATAAGGCAAATTCCATAAAGAAAACTTCCGCTCAATTAAACTTTAGAACTTGTCACAAAACTAGTcacttttgaaatatttttttaaatgcactGTTCGAAATGGGTGTAATTACACTATGGACTCttgtatataagtaaattacacTATGTAACTGcaaggtaataaataattaccttAGCTGCCATTTTGACGTTTGTTTTAGTTGCACAGTGAACTGCGAATGATTAATCTCGATTTTGTTTGTCTTTTATATGAGTCCTGCACAATCGTTTCACGCTAATAATAGGAAGTAAAAGACATATACACGTTCTAGTCACTCAGAGCGAGGGTTTTTAGGAGTTCAATTTCGTCAGTGAACGAGTAATGCGGAACTTCAATGCTCGACGGCTGACCGCTCCAATCGgtataatgtacttatatttcatccgtaatataaatataatattattacttgaTACAAAGGAAACAATTAAATGCATTGCACAAATCGAACCCAACCACGTTTTCCGTTTCTAACAAAAATATTCGCAACCTTGAGACAGTTAGATGTTAGCGcagataaaaataatgatgttaCAATGTTTTTAGTCAAATTGCTATTTGTGTTAATTGGacgatttaaattataaactgaTTTTAATGCGTTCAACTACATTATGACAAAATACGATATGTAATATTACCTAGTAACATTATTTTGTAGGTGCAAATGTTTTTGGTTAAAGTAATGTTATTGCGcaacaaaataatcaaattacaaaatattttagggTCATAAAAATTATACGTAAAGTTAAAAAATCATAACTTTTATTTACAGaccaattatttacaaaaatatgcgGAGATATGTCAGGATTTAGTAGTAGCGAGCATAGGGGTAGGCACCGAATTTGTAGGGTAAGCTCCGTAGGAGTAGGGGTAGGCGCCGTAGGGGAAAGCGCGGACGATGGGGGCGATGGGGCGATGGGTGCGATAGGGCGATGGAGCGATGGGGGCGATGGGGGCGATG
This portion of the Pectinophora gossypiella chromosome 1, ilPecGoss1.1, whole genome shotgun sequence genome encodes:
- the LOC126366685 gene encoding cuticle protein 19.8-like — encoded protein: MAAKFIILVACVSAACASGGSYSYSYGVTDPNTGDVKSQHEKRVGDSVVGQYSLVDPDGTKRTVDYESHPNTGFNAVVRKDPPYGVHPSPAAYSGAYAGAGLAKAGLAAPLAHGALATPLAHGIAAPLAAATPLAHAPLAAPLAHSGLAAPLGGYAGAHYATGLAGRAVSYANFNRYPAHRAGYAGAGYAGIGAGLGYGGYSAGLGAYGAPLAAAAYGAPLAHGAAAYTGLAHGNLAGHGLNYGAEW
- the LOC126381647 gene encoding larval/pupal rigid cuticle protein 66-like, with translation MAAKFVVVAMLVACAHAGGDYTSFSYGVSDPHTGDVKSQHETRVGDSVVGQYSLLDSDGTKRTVDYAADAHSGFNAVVRKDPALVHAPVLAHAAPVVAHAAPVVAHAAPLAHAAPLAYAAHAAPLSYAAHAAPLSYAAHAAPLAYGAGLGHGAVAYGSHGLGLGAHGLGLGAHGLGYAAHGYGAHGYGAHGLAW